A genomic window from Capsicum annuum cultivar UCD-10X-F1 unplaced genomic scaffold, UCD10Xv1.1 ctg4022, whole genome shotgun sequence includes:
- the LOC124891715 gene encoding uncharacterized protein LOC124891715: MLSGVQGSRFMFLFWWFSWMILLGDLLRYSVIIFQPILFGYFLRCSVIIFRSLSCYSQFIDSIHFLECLMCLAGCCLLGGYGYVGGDGRVEDAFRSSGVSVHVFVLVVFMDDTFGGPVAVYRDYFSAYSFWVVMDTWVAMEE; the protein is encoded by the exons ATGCTTTCAGGAGTTCAGGGGTCTCGGTTCATGTTTTTGTTTTG GTGGTTTTCATGGATGATACTTTTGGGGGACCTGTTGCGTTATTCCGTGATTATTTTTCAGCCTATTCTTTTTGGGTACTTTTTGCGGTGTTCCGTGATTATTTTTCGATCTCTTTCTTGTTATTCACAATTCATTGATTCGATACATTTCTTGGAATGTTTGATGTGCTTAGCTGGATGTTGTTTACTAGGTGGTTATGGATACGTGGGTGGCGATGGAAGAGTAGAGGATGCTTTCAGGAGTTCAGGGGTCTCGGTTCATGTTTTTGTTTTG GTGGTTTTCATGGATGATACTTTTGGGGGACCTGTTGCGGTATACCGTGATTATTTTTCAGCCTATTCTTTTTGG GTGGTTATGGATACGTGGGTGGCGATGGAAGAGTAG